The Bacillus sp. F19 DNA segment ATTTGCAGAATTGGTGTGCAGTAATTCCCTGCGAGCAAATGGTTTAACAAATGCAGTAGGCGTTCTGAAAGAAGAAATGAGAATGTTTGATTCAGTCATTATTAAATCTGCTGACGATTGTGCAGTACCAGCAGGAGGCGCACTGGCAGTTGACCGTCACGAATTTGCAGCCCTTGTTACGGATCGGGTGAAAGGGCATCCTAATGTTGCGGTCATCACTGACGAAGTAACTGAAATCCCCGCTGGTCCTACAATTATTGCAACTGGACCGCTTACTTCTAAAGCGTTATCCGAGCAATTAAAGGCGCTTACTGGTGAAGAATATTTGTACTTTTATGATGCAGCTGCACCAATTCTTGAAAAAGACAGCATTGACATGGATAAGGTATATTTGAAATCCCGTTATGATAAAGGCGAAGCAGCATATTTAAACTGCCCGATGACAGAAGAAGAGTTTGATCGTTTCTATGATGCGCTCATTGAAGCCGAAACTGTTCCTCTAAAAGAATTTGAAAAGGAAATTTTCTTTGAAGGCTGCATGCCGATTGAAGTAATGGCAAAACGCGGTAAAAAGACAATGCTTTTTGGCCCGCTTAAACCAGTTGGACTTGAAGATCCGAAGACTGGAAAAAGACCACATGCGGTTGTTCAGCTCAGACAGGATGATGCTGCCGGCACTCTTTATAACATTGTCGGTTTTCAGACACATTTAAAATGGGGGCCGCAAAAGGAAGTATTGAAGCTGATCCCGGGTTTAGAAAATGCAGAGATTGTCAGATACGGTGTCATGCACCGGAATACATTCATTAATTCTCCTAAAATGCTTAAGCCGACTTATCAGTATAAAGAGAGAGAGGATCTGTTCTTTGCAGGTCAAATGACAGGTGTTGAAGGCTATGTAGAATCTGCAGCTTCAGGCTTATTGGCAGGCATCAATGCTGCAAATTATGTTCTTGGGGAAGAATTGCTTGTGCTTCCGCATGAGACTGCAATGGGAAGCATGGCAAGATACATTACAACAGCAAATCCTGACAATTTCCAGCCTATGAATGCGAATTTTGGCATTTTTGCAGAGCTTCCTGAGCGCATCAAAAATAAAAAAGAACGC contains these protein-coding regions:
- the trmFO gene encoding FADH(2)-oxidizing methylenetetrahydrofolate--tRNA-(uracil(54)-C(5))-methyltransferase TrmFO, which codes for MNNKTVNVIGAGLAGSEAAWQLANRGVQVNLYEMRPVKQTPAHHTDKFAELVCSNSLRANGLTNAVGVLKEEMRMFDSVIIKSADDCAVPAGGALAVDRHEFAALVTDRVKGHPNVAVITDEVTEIPAGPTIIATGPLTSKALSEQLKALTGEEYLYFYDAAAPILEKDSIDMDKVYLKSRYDKGEAAYLNCPMTEEEFDRFYDALIEAETVPLKEFEKEIFFEGCMPIEVMAKRGKKTMLFGPLKPVGLEDPKTGKRPHAVVQLRQDDAAGTLYNIVGFQTHLKWGPQKEVLKLIPGLENAEIVRYGVMHRNTFINSPKMLKPTYQYKEREDLFFAGQMTGVEGYVESAASGLLAGINAANYVLGEELLVLPHETAMGSMARYITTANPDNFQPMNANFGIFAELPERIKNKKERYERYANRAIETIQKISKK